One window of Bactrocera tryoni isolate S06 chromosome 2, CSIRO_BtryS06_freeze2, whole genome shotgun sequence genomic DNA carries:
- the LOC120768471 gene encoding UDP-GlcNAc:betaGal beta-1,3-N-acetylglucosaminyltransferase-like protein 1, whose amino-acid sequence MSEDTVSIIVTVLNGEKWVDNCFRSILRQCTAVHEQKQQQQSKQMQSAQHKWEDGNGLLKHVTSQPETEEVESKKKFQIEVCVFDDCSTDGTREMLTIWQRKFRRQRIRMFIVRNESEKPKGVGYGRNRAIELASGAYLCFQDIDDEMLPTRVQQQYLLARANKDALIGCKFVRTPPNSTCRFTRWANELDATKLPLQIYTANGPTVIMPTWLCHRRVYERIPGGFCERGRGTPEDLIFFFAHLDRGGRVLRINECLLLYRYHAAATTFSIVAETIWQLLMQHLLTHVLCVEPWRSGFTIWNAGKRGRKFFRELPQAFKCKVCAFCDVDEKKINKSYNHYDVKAHRFTHVVPIVHFTHARPPLLICMKLDLTNGAFEANLSSLNLCEGRDYVLFT is encoded by the exons ATGAGCGAGGACACAGTG TCTATAATTGTCACTGTGCTCAATGGCGAAAAGTGGGTTGACAATTGTTTTCGGTCGATACTCCGACAATGCACAGCTGTGCATgagcaaaagcagcaacaacaatcaaaaCAAATGCAGTCAGCACAACACAAGTGGGAGGACGGCAACGGGTTGTTGAAACATGTGACGTCACAGCCCGAAACAGAGGAAGTGGAAAGCAAGAAAAAGTTTCAAATTGAGGTTTGTGTCTTCGATGATTGCAGTACGGATGGCACAAGGGAAATGTTGACAATTTGGCAACGCAAATTTCGTAGACAACGGATACGGATGTTTATAGTGcgaaatgaaagtgaaaagCCCAAAGGAG TGGGTTATGGCCGCAATCGCGCTATAGAGCTGGCGAGCGGTGCCTACTTGTGCTTTCAAGATATCGATGATGAAATGCTGCCAACGCGtgtgcaacaacaatatttgctGGCGCGCGCCAATAAGGATGCC CTCATTGGCTGCAAGTTCGTGCGCACGCCGCCAAATTCCACCTGCCGCTTCACGCGTTGGGCAAACGAACTGGATGCAACAAAGCTGCCGCTACAGATATACACTGCCAATGGACCGACGGTAATTATGCCTACCTGGTTATGCCATCGTCGCGTTTACGAACGCATACCAGGTGGCTTTTGCGAACGCGGCCGTGGCACACCCGAAGATCTTATCTTTTTCTTTGCACATCTCGATCGCGGTGGACGCGTGCTACGTATCAATGAGTGCCTGCTGCTCTATCGTTATCATGCGGCGGCAACCACATTCTCAATTGTTGCCGAAACTATATGGCAATTGCTTATGCAACATTTGCTCACGCATGTGTTGTGTGTGGAGCCGTGGCGCAGTGGTTTCACCATATGGAATGCGGGTAAACGTGGACGTAAGTTTTTTCGCGAGTTGCCACAAGCGTTCAAGTGCAAAGTGTGTGCCTTCTGTGATGTAGATGAGA AGAAAATCAACAAATCTTACAATCATTACGATGTGAAGGCGCACCGTTTCACGCACGTGGTGCCCATCGTGCATTTCACGCATGCGCGGCCACCGCTACTTATTTGTATGAAATTAGATCTCACCAATGGTGCTTTTGAAGCGAATTTAAGTAGTTTAAATTTGTGCGAAGGACGTGATTACGTATTATTCACGTAA
- the LOC120768470 gene encoding polyphosphoinositide phosphatase, whose protein sequence is MNNTNPNIFFNPLISGIQKVVLYETRTRLYLVGSNNRETRFRMLTIDRTQHDRVAIDENPNELNALEIRRFLISLGSSARVTSAYGVLGFVRFLEGYYLLLVTKRKCCAHIGMHLIYTIKDTVMVRVNEPTTLRAPHPHEERYKKMFQSIDLRSNFYFSYSYDLTRTLQYNESAPRFVGPNVDLDNDEPLPDWDKLTNNVVAPDERVNYAFRSNSRTRFVWNAFLLQPMRVIVLKDWMLEVTHGYISQSCISVFGRHVNVCLIARRSTRFAGTRFLKRGANCMGDVANEVETEQIVTDGQRMCSFTQMRGSVPSHWSQDVVKMVPKPQIQLDICDPFAQTPARHFDRLLFHYGSPLIMLNLVKKREKRKHESIISKELVYSIRYLNQFLPPQHRMKHIHFDMARKSRGGGNVMEMLADIAESVVQQTGMFFKARGSECTFQTGLVRTNCVDCLDRTNTAQFAIGKCALGHQLERLGFVKSAKLEFDSDCVTMLENLYEEHGDTLALQYGGSQLVHRIKTYRKTAAWASQGNDIMQTLSRYYSNTFSDTEKQHSINLFLGYYIPSGSHTKQNQPIWELQTDYYMHNVYKPLTPENETRLITDWVRHKVRSCLPHSTSDSNKIVKELFRVHSKGLEMIDAYSNYHQSFKWTDLSEHIAFEISQLALRYMPTFRTNYSPFQRQIQDRKARKNPNLTGQSSTSSTNSNSSSSSSEADDSSTDEDISAGYAVKDANQTVLIDQEPFTLESVLPPMDEVYGCKITNPSKANMDIYRKYVQFGKLATGNNNAFALSTAAAPRERDNEMANLKRSILKPLSDYGSDSYLQVKPPTVSEASQKIYAEYCKVPRNFNAVPKFEETDVLYRYVQML, encoded by the exons ATGAATAACACTaatccaaatatattttttaatccacTTATTAGTGGCATACAAAAGGTGGTACTCTACGAAACACGCACT CGTCTCTACCTTGTTGGCAGCAACAATCGGGAAACGCGCTTTCGCATGCTTACAATTGATCGCACACAACATGACCGTGTTGCCATCGATGAGAATCCCAACGAGCTGAATGCGTTGGAAATACGCAGATTCCTCATTTCACTCGGTAGCTCAGCGCGAGTTACATCCGCTTATGGTGTACTGGGTTTTGTGCGCTTTCTAGAAGGCTACTATCTGCTGCTCGTCACGAAACGCAAATGTTGTGCACACATTGGCATGCATTTGATTTACACCATAAAAGATACGGTTATGGTGCGCGTTAATGAACCCACAACATTGCGTGCGCCACATCCCCATGAAGAACGTTACAAGAAAATGTTTCAGAGTATCGATTTGcgtagtaatttttatttttcctattCATATGATTTAACGCGCACGCTACAGTATAATGAGTCGGCACCGCGTTTTGTAGGACCGAATGTAGACTTGGACAACGATGAGCCGTTGCCCGACTGGGATAAACTCACCAATAATGTTGTGGCACCGGATGAGCGTGTGAACTATGCATTTCGTAGTAATTCACGTACGCGCTTTGTCTGGAATGCTTTCCTCTTGCAGCCGATGCGTGTCATTGTGCTTAAGGATTGGATGTTGGAAGTAACGCATGGCTACATTAGTCAGTCGTGTATTAGCGTCTTTGGACGACATGTTAATGTGTGTTTAATTGCACGACGTAGTACACGCTTTGCGGGTACAAGATTTCTTAAGCGCGGCGCCAATTGTATGGGTGATGTGGCAAATGAAGTGGAAACGGAACAAATAGTCACAGACGGTCAACGTATGTGCTCGTTTACACAAATGCGCGGCTCAGTGCCTTCACACTGGTCACAAGATGTTGTCAAAATGGTACCGAAGCCACAAATACAGTTGGATATTTGCGATCCATTTGCGCAAACACCGGCGCGTCATTTCGATCGTCTACTTTTTCACTATGGCTCACCACTAATCATGTTGAATTTAGTGAAGAAACGCGAGAAACGTAAACATGAATCGATCATCTCCAAAGAGCTTGTCTACAGCATACGTTATTTGAATCAGTTTTTGCCACCGCAACACCGTATGAAACACATACATTTCGATATGGCGCGCAAGAGTCGTGGTGGCGGCAATGTCATGGAAATGTTAGCCGACATAGCGGAGAGCGTAGTACAACAGACCGGCATGTTTTTCAAGGCACGGGGTAGTGAGTGCACTTTTCAAACAGGCCTAGTGCGTACGAATTGCGTCGATTGCTTGGATCGCACCAACACTGCACAATTCGCTATTGGCAAATGTGCCTTGGGTCATCAGTTGGAGCGTTTGGGTTTCGTTAAGTCCGCGAAACTCGAGTTCGACTCAGATTGTGTGACCATGTTGGAGAATCTGTATGAGGAGCATGGCGATACGCTCGCCTTACAATATGGTGGCTCGCAGCTAGTACATCGTATTAAAACTTACCGTAAAACGGCGGCGTGGGCTTCCCAAGGCAACGATATAATGCAAACATTGAGTCGCTACTACAGTAATACATTCAGCGATACGGAGAAACAGCATAGCATTAATCTTTTCTTGGGCTATTACATACCCAGCGGAAGTCACACAAAAC aGAACCAACCAATATGGGAGCTGCAGACAGACTACTACATGCACAACGTCTACAAACCACTCACACCAGAGAATGAAACCCGTCTAATTACCGATTGGGTGCGTCACAAAGTGCGCTCCTGTCTACCGCACTCCACTTCAGACTCGAATAAAATTGTCAAAGAACTATTTCGTGTGCATTCCAAAGGTCTCGAAATGATCGATGCCTACTCGAATTATCATCAGTCGTTTAAATGGACCGATCTCAGCGAACACATAGCTTTCGAGATTAGTCAATTGGCACTACGTTATATGCCCACATTCCGCACCAACTACTCGCCATTCCAGCGGCAAATACAAGATCGCAAAGCACGCAAAAATCCTAATCTTACTGGTCAAAGTTCCACCAGCTCAACGAATAGCAATTCATCGAGTTCCAGTTCCGAAGCGGATGATAGCTCTACTGATGAGGATATAAGCGCCGGCTATGCTGTTAAGGATGCCAATCAAACTGTATTGATAGACCAGGAACCATTCACGCTGGAATCGGTGTTGCCGCCTATGGACGAGGTATACGGTTGCAAGATTACCAATCCATCTAAAGCAAATATGGATATATACCGTAAATATGTGCAGTTCGGTAAATTGGCTACTGGCAATAATAATGCTTTCGCGCTTTCAACTGCAGCAGCACCACGTGAACGTGATAATGAAATGGCTAACCTAAAGCGTAGCATATTGAAACCATTAAGTGATTATGGCAGTGATTCGTACTTGCAAGTTAAACCGCCAACCGTGAGCGAAGCGAGTCAAAAGATATATGCAGAATATTGCAAAGTGCCGCGTAACTTCAATGCAGTACCGAAATTCGAAGAAACCGATGTGCTATACCGTTATGTGCAAATGCTCTGA